CAAGACGTCCTGGAACAATTTGCATTCAACAACGTGTGTAAGATTGCCTTCAATGAAGATCCTATGTGCCTCGGAGGAGAAGATGAGGGCAGACTCCCATCCCAATTCGCCCAAGCATTTGAGGACGCCGCGAACCTCAGTGCAGGCCGGTTTAGATATTCCATACCATTCTTATGGAAAATCAAGAAGATGCTTAACATCGGGTCAGAGAGGCGATTAAGAGAATCAATCACAATTATCCATGATTTCGCCACAAAGATCATAAAGACTAGGAAGAAAGAGAGCTCCCACGGTAGAGATGATCTTCTATCAAGGTTCATCGCAAGCGATGACAACTCAATCGAGTTTCTACGAGATATCATAATAAGCTTCATTCTAGCAGGCCGTGACACGACATCGTCGGCCCTTGCATGGTTCTTTTGGATCCTTTCATCTAGACCAGACGTCAAGCAGAAGATCTTGGAAGAGCTTAAATTGGTAACAATCCAAAATGGGAATTCCAATTTTAGTTTTGATGATCTTCGAAAAATACATTATCTCCATGCATCCATTTCTGAGGCACTGAGATTGTACCCTCCAGTGGCCTACGATACAAAAGAGTGCCATCATGATGATGTGATGCCTGATGGGACTTTCGTTGGGAAGGGTTGGCTTGTGTCCTACCATGCATATGCTATGGGGAGAATGGAAAGTATATGGGGACCCAATTGTCGGGACTTCACACCGGAGAGGTGGCTAGAGAATGGGGTTTTCAAGCCCGAAAGTCCATTCCGGTTCCCGGCATTTAACGGTGGTCCAAGGGTATGCCTTGGGAGGGAGATGGCCTATCTTCAGATGAAGTTGATTGTCGCGTGTGTACTCGAGAGGTTCGAAATTGACGTCGTCGAGAAGGACAGGTGTCCCGAACAAATGCTATCATTGACACTGAGGATTAAAGGAGGGTTGCTAGTACGTGTGAAAGAAAGATGCATGGATGAGATTCATTGACCGCATGTGATCATATGATTAGCACATATGTGTATGGTTTGCAAGCCTTTCTGTCAGTGATGTTGTGTTGGGTGTGGAATAACTGCTTTCTCACGCTCACTACCAAGTGGGTGCAGATGGTAGTTTTGCCTATGGTTAGTTTGtatgggttttgagatggtagTGTCACTTTCTGATTTTATTCTTACCTTTTCTATACATGAATGGTTTGTATGGGTTTTTAGATTGTGGTGTCACTTTATGATTTTTTTCCTTGCTTCCtagttgaatatatatatatatatatatatatatatatatatatatatatatatatatatatatatatatatatatacttgctTGAGTTCTTTTATCCTTTCTTCAACTCTTCTCACAAAATATTCCATTGTTCCCAACTTAGTGTCCAAGGTAAATCAGGACTAACCATTGGATTAATAGTAATATTTGGGGACTATCCTTAAAATCAGTTATTTGATATCTCGCGTCAATATCAGAGATTTTTAAAATCTTGGCAATATTTATCACACTGCTATAGGTGTTGGGCATGTATGATAAATCAAAAACTCACAGATATTTGTCACACTCATGCATTCATTAAGATGGACAACATAGGCATATGGGCAAAATGGTGGGCTCGGCATGGATGAGATATTGTCAAATGTCATACCAGTGACATCTCactctatgattttttttttttcttagttaaACAAAATCTATCATTGTCAagtaataaaccatttgaatgCCATGGATGATACGGTCAGGAGAACATGGTGTCATCTCATTCATTAATTAGGATGAACCAAAACAATATATGGACCCCTCAACATTATGAAAAtcttactatatatataattgtaataAGATCATTTATTTGATTTCTCACATCAATAGTAGAGATTTTTAAAATCTTGGTAATATTTGCCACACTGTTATAGGTGGAGTGCATGTATGATAAGTTAGTCAAAATCTGGCAGATGTTTGACATACTCCTGAGTTCATTAGGATGGACCACATAGGCATATGTGCAATGTGATGGGCTCAACGTGGATGAAGTCAAAAATCAAACCAGTGATATCTCactcaatgatttttttttcttgcttcttAGTTGAACCAATATATACAATGTTGTCATGTGCAATCGCACATTCGCATATGCGCACACTTATGCTCGGATCGCATATGCgacagtggcatatgcgatcagtGCACATATCCGATCGCATATGCCACGTGTGATTATATGTGATCGCATAcaacatatgtgatcgcatacaacatatgtgatcacatatgtgccaatggtcagaaatctgaccgttggaatttttattttttttaaatctcgaTTTTTCTTCTATAAAGAGGGATTCTAAGCATTCCTACATGCACTCAaagttcaaactctctctctctctatctctattttaCTCTCTCTTTAGTCTTtatactctctctcttacataattCCAAGCCCCAAGCTCCActcctccatccatatttctttcaagattgAAGTTTCAATGAAGGAAAGAGACAAGTATATCTACAACTACAAGGATTCAAGAACCAAGATTGAAGAGCAAGACAACTAAGCTCCATCCATTGaattctctttctagtttctaattttttttttcaaattataaataattaaagatcataagttcataatcatattcacacgactctctttctatctctctttctactttctatctctctttcttgtatctatctctctttctagtttctctctctctcttagactCTTTGtatctctctttctagtttctatctctctttcttatcttatattctagtttctatctctctttcttatctGATATTCTTATCATCTCTTAAAGTTTTATAATCATATACATATTCGTATCCAAGTTCTAAGTTGTAAGTTCTAacttctaacattttttttttaagtttgttACTTTGTCTTACAAGTTACTTACAAGTTTACAAGTACAAGTGTACAACAACACGACTTGTTACAAGTCTACAATATTCCACTATTTAAGACTCAAGGGTCAAGGGCTAAAGCAAAAGTGAAGACAAGATCAAGAAgtgaagaattttttattttttattttttttgtaaatttgtaattgttGTGTTTGTGTGTAAaactctctctcccccctctcttTTACTACAACTCTACAAGTGTAACTTGTAGttgtaagtgtaactctctctctctctctctctctctctctctctctctctctctctctctctctctctctcgttctctccttttcttttccctcttctctatttctactattaatgattgtgcctaagaatgataaataaatgactTATCTTTAATAACGGTAATTTTGTTTGCAATGACTACTATTAGCATGGATAATCTACTAATGGTTAATCCTACTTAATAATTGCAATTACCATTGAAATACTGTTAATAACAATGAATTAAAACAATTTATTTTGGGGAGAAGAGTTGACTCACATCAGTTGATTCGATAGCTTGACTCGACGATTTGACTCGATGGGTCGACTCGGCTAGAACCGATTGAGTTGATTCTCCTTCTCTCACAtctttactttctttctttctaaccTGTCCAGCAAGGTTGCTAGACCAAAATCCACCTACAACTTGGTCAGCAACTCAGCTAAGTCGAGTTAGTGCAGCACAAATGCACCGACTCGCCTCAActcactttctttctttatttcttatacttctcctttcattttcttctccCTTAGAGGCGGGGCATCCATCAGCCCTAGGTCTGAACCAAACTTGCCCCAAACACACCAGCCTTGACCCGCGACTCAAACGAGTTGAAGCGGTCTAGTGACCAAGCTCAACTCTGTTTCTCCttgccttttctctctctttctcttcctttctctccctttcttttctcctttctgtttccaccgttggAAATGCCCAGCAAGATTCAAATTAATGGATCAGCAGCTTGACTTGACCCCCGCCTCAATCAACTCGCCATCTATctcctccctctccttcttcttcttttcctttcttctcctcctttcctGCTTCTCTTCTCTCCCTAGACTTCCCAACAGTCTGGACCGGACCAAACTCACGCCCAACTCAGATGGACAGTAGCCTGACTCACATGACTCAGCCCAGTGACTCGGCTCAGCTCGAGCTGGTGCAGTAACACACCtactccctctttctctttctcattctcttccttttttttcttttgctagAACCCCATCACGACCCTGATCCAAGCCCAACTCAGATCGCGACTCGACCGAGTCAAGCCAGTGGGCACAACAACACCCTCCCACAGACTTTCTCCATCttctatctttctctctttttctctccaccTTCCTTCTACTTACTTCTCATCTGCTAGACATCCAGCAGCAGCATCTGACCAGGCTCATCCTACCTCGAACCGAGTCTAACTCGATCTGTTATGGCGTTGAAACAACAAGGAAGATGGGCTATTGCTAACAGCGGATTGACGTCGGGTGGGTTTTTGTCCAAAATGAGGACTCTACGTGCGGACAGGCCTCTGGAAGCTCGCAGGAGCAAGAGAGTGGAGCTCCATTGatgttttcatggtgggttcgaGGGTGGAGGCTTGCAGATGGGTTTTCTCTTGCATCTGCAAGGAGGGAGAAGGTGTGCTCGAATACATGGTTCTAAGGTTTATTTGTGAGAGAAATACGTATGAACGGATGCTCGGATCGACTTGCTTTAAATCAACGTTCAAACGCCACTGACAAAACCACAACCGACCGCTGGTATAGAGAAAATCGGCTGATGGTTTTCTATAGGAAGCCCTAATCCGCGTGTGTCGGACAGAGGAGATCCTCGTAAATAGACGGCCAAGATCGACCAAAGGTTCCTCGGATCGGGACAGCTGGCCTACCTAGAtgctttctatttttggaaaaatCCATCACACACAGCCCACATGCATTTGATTTGTGCCAACACACGTGCACGCCTTCGTGTGAATTAGTCGGGGTTTTGGCCAGGCCTGAGCCTTGaacgtgatggacggtttggatcggatctaggtggcccactttgatcacaGTGGATTGGTTTTGAAGAGGTTGAAAACATACTTCCATCTGCATGCTAGCCCACTTGCACCTATGACTGTGAGCATGCATGTGTGTTTCCACATGCGGGAAGGGTAGGGTTTTGGTTAGCCCCGCATTGTGAACAcgatggacagttcggatcaaCGGAATGGTGGccgatggtgggccacgttcacagCAAACAGATGCCCCCCATTTAAAAATACCCGCATGCAGGAAAAACAGAAGAAATCCTTCCTTTTCGAGAATCTGTCGGGTCAGTCGCAGTTTGACCCGACTCCACTTCTGGTGCACGGTAGGTGAACGCACCTTCAGTGCACGCACACcaatgatgtggggtccaccacgatgttagacaaaatccactccgtccattctctCTAGAGTCCCATCTCAAGTCTCGGACCAACAATCAGGCTGATCTAAGattcaggtgggcccaacagatggaTTTGGGTTCTGTTTACCGATTCTCGTCAACCTGACGGTCGGGTCACCATCATACTTGTCCTTTGAGTTTCCTAAGGGTCCCTGGTCGAGTTTAAGTGAGAATCATTGGTAACTTAGTGGTTAAATGCCTCAATTGGGATGGTTAAGTAGTGTTTTTAATGAAATTCTAATGTGTGAAGATTTTGGTAGCTTAATGATTAAAATTCTTGAGCTTAAGGTCCTAGTTTAAGGTGGATTACGTAGttatgtgggccatactataCCCATTTTTTCCTTATCTTATTTCATTTAGTCATAACGATTAAATGGTCGAATTGGTTTCAATCTAAACTCCAATGGTCAAAAGTCTCTAGAAGTTGCTCATATGGTCAAGGCACTTTATGGCtcataatggatggttagatggccAATTTTTATGGCTAAACGGGCTCTTAATTTGACCTAATAGATTTTGAATTATAGGCTGGTATTCCTAATTGTATTGATTGCCAACAGTTATAAATTTTTCAATCCAATTTAGACGAAAATTAACGCTTATTTCTACAACTTAGATGACCCTACATCTCAAGTAAATGGACAATCGTGAATCTGAAGTGCTGAATTGTTTCAGAATAGATCATCAAGAGTGCAACGTCCTCTAGCGTATCTAATTGAATATAATAGCTAATTTTATTAGTTGGACGCATGTTTAAATGATGTAAGGGTCTCATCTACTGAGTAATTCTAAATTCAATAACTGACTTTTACTTCAATAGTCTGATCGGTGTCGTACCCAAACATCAGGGTCTCCAAGGGTTCTTGATTCAATCTAAATGAATTTCGATAATTATTTCAAACTCTGATGGCTTGATTCTTGCATGGTGGGCCTGATGATGTGGTGGTCCGTCTTGAAAATTatcagatggatggcttgatccATGGGTGGGGATTTCTTTCAACAGTCGAATTTATACTTAGGATGAACGTGAATGTGCGAGTAAGTTAGGTCACACGGTAAAgatcgagtactgaaaagtacggggtgttacataacgatactcggatcaaaagttatggtcaatttacggtccaccttcttttggcccaagcATGCTAGGAACATATctatgacacgttctacatcagacccctccacttgaaaaaaaactcGTTCTCAAGTTACTTAAGGAACTTggctcatgattctgagataacatATGATACCGATATTTATTActcattttcttgtacttggcattaggctcttgagctgatacaatacatgtactcatgttttccttaacttgactagtatcgatcaactccttcacttctgccttcaagatctcacattctttctgataataTGGGCGATTAGGCAAACTTATCCctgtgacaagatcaatgtggttttgtatttCTCGTAtaggaggtaatttattagggagttcatcaagcacaatcgccttgaactcctgcaacactggtttcaaatcccctaaaaTGTTCACAagctccatatattctttcttttcaactaatgcatatctATCTCCTGTTTCCTTATATTGTTTAACAAAATCATGTTCGGTtgtgagagattgtccctccactttagaagtcttgggttgttCTCCCTTCCTATAGGGGtgaggataatctttttaccatctttaataaatataaatacattatCCCGATTTCTATGCATaacattaatattattttgtcaAGGTTGACCAAGTAACCtgtgacaagcttccatgttaaccacgtcacacattacttcatccttataatatttaccaatggaaaaggATATACGACATCATTCGGTTATCCctattttgttgacctccttaatccatccaatcgtgtatgGAGATGGATGCCTTTCCATTTTCAGTTAtaacttttccaccattatttatgtaacgccccgaatcttcaggacccgagtatatgactcgtttcccaaaaacccgagtgttaatcttaaaggatggtcaaattcacgtatttttttttatcagagtaagcagatgagcgtagaatggacaagtaagctaaaagggaagtttaaattttcatttagaatatacaagtggttgcccataatgacttatacaaaccaatgtccccattcttacaaatacaaaattgacataatattacatgtgaaacgaggtaaactgcaacaatcttgaactgtaaaatcatgtagcaactcttagcaaatagaatcatgcacccttgtcaaccatagcctgctcctcaccaatatacggggccacctgcactacctgtacggttgtatatttgatggatgagtg
The window above is part of the Magnolia sinica isolate HGM2019 unplaced genomic scaffold, MsV1 ctg42, whole genome shotgun sequence genome. Proteins encoded here:
- the LOC131236358 gene encoding cytochrome P450 CYP94D108-like; protein product: MELYFLQSVCLYILSICFLIYLYNHNRSKRPITRGLKGVRSYPLVGHLPAYIRNRHRFLDWTTEILAGHPTQTVTYRRPGVVQGVITANPINVEYMLKTNFENYPKGDLFTSLLEDFLGRGIFNSDGELWKVQRKTAVYEFNTKSLRNFILDSILQEIHERLLPFLWKATKNGEIINLQDVLEQFAFNNVCKIAFNEDPMCLGGEDEGRLPSQFAQAFEDAANLSAGRFRYSIPFLWKIKKMLNIGSERRLRESITIIHDFATKIIKTRKKESSHGRDDLLSRFIASDDNSIEFLRDIIISFILAGRDTTSSALAWFFWILSSRPDVKQKILEELKLVTIQNGNSNFSFDDLRKIHYLHASISEALRLYPPVAYDTKECHHDDVMPDGTFVGKGWLVSYHAYAMGRMESIWGPNCRDFTPERWLENGVFKPESPFRFPAFNGGPRVCLGREMAYLQMKLIVACVLERFEIDVVEKDRCPEQMLSLTLRIKGGLLVRVKERCMDEIH